From the genome of Pelobates fuscus isolate aPelFus1 chromosome 6, aPelFus1.pri, whole genome shotgun sequence, one region includes:
- the TMEM128 gene encoding transmembrane protein 128 isoform X1, with amino-acid sequence MAALLDDRELQGIRHRFQLQAEAVLRETGSGEPVDIYDDEKKKEKPLPRLNFHSVFWILAAASLTYYVDFVQVVQDTLQGGCWWFYTGTFTLAASLSIALYCIVYLEWHCGFSDYDTRYPALVPIAITTFIATAICYNVSLWSTWSFFTPLLLSTQFMGVVMLVSLLG; translated from the exons ATGGCGGCGTTGTTAGACGACAGGGAGCTGCAGGGGATCAGACATCGTTTCCAGCTGCAGGCGGAGGCTGTGCTCCGGGAGACGGGGAGCGGGGAGCCC gtagatatttatgatgatgaaaagaaaaaggagaagcCACTCCCTAGACTAAATTTTCATTCTGTGTTCTGGATATTGGCAGCTGCTTCACTGACGTACTATGTTGATTTTGTTCAAGTTGTTCAAGATACTTTACAAGGAGGCTG TTGGTGGTTTTACACTGGGACTTTTACGCTAGCTGCCAGTTTATCCATTGCATTGTATTGCATCGTTTATCTGGAATGGCATTGTGGGTTCAGTGATTATGATACAAGGTATCCTGCATTAGTTCCCATCGCGATAACTACTTTTATAGCCACAGCGATCTG CTACAATGTTTCCCTATGGTCAACATGGTCATTTTTTACTCCGTTGTTACTTTCTACTCAATTTATGGGAGTTGTGATGCTGGTTTCTCTACTTGGTTGA
- the TMEM128 gene encoding transmembrane protein 128 isoform X2 produces MAALLDDRELQGIRHRFQLQAEAVLRETGSGEPDIYDDEKKKEKPLPRLNFHSVFWILAAASLTYYVDFVQVVQDTLQGGCWWFYTGTFTLAASLSIALYCIVYLEWHCGFSDYDTRYPALVPIAITTFIATAICYNVSLWSTWSFFTPLLLSTQFMGVVMLVSLLG; encoded by the exons ATGGCGGCGTTGTTAGACGACAGGGAGCTGCAGGGGATCAGACATCGTTTCCAGCTGCAGGCGGAGGCTGTGCTCCGGGAGACGGGGAGCGGGGAGCCCG atatttatgatgatgaaaagaaaaaggagaagcCACTCCCTAGACTAAATTTTCATTCTGTGTTCTGGATATTGGCAGCTGCTTCACTGACGTACTATGTTGATTTTGTTCAAGTTGTTCAAGATACTTTACAAGGAGGCTG TTGGTGGTTTTACACTGGGACTTTTACGCTAGCTGCCAGTTTATCCATTGCATTGTATTGCATCGTTTATCTGGAATGGCATTGTGGGTTCAGTGATTATGATACAAGGTATCCTGCATTAGTTCCCATCGCGATAACTACTTTTATAGCCACAGCGATCTG CTACAATGTTTCCCTATGGTCAACATGGTCATTTTTTACTCCGTTGTTACTTTCTACTCAATTTATGGGAGTTGTGATGCTGGTTTCTCTACTTGGTTGA